The following are from one region of the Gryllotalpicola protaetiae genome:
- a CDS encoding aldo/keto reductase — MKRLALPQTNLTASNLILGLMRIADLDDEAIRTLVATARETGIDFFDHADVYGGSPHHCEQRFGDAVTFTSSEREQVRIQTKTGIVPGAFDFSKEHILESVDASLRALRTDYLDVLLLHRPDTLVEPEEVAAAFDELEAAGKVRNFGVSNQTPGQVELLKKFVKQPLAFNQVQLSITHAPLIAAGVASNMAGLDQSIDRDNGILDYARLNDITLQAWSPFQKQFFNGVFLGDRETYPELNDAIDELAAKYEVTPTAIAVAWITRHPANFQVVLGTTKPERVREAAAGSDIPLTRVEWYRLFTAAGYILP, encoded by the coding sequence GTGAAGAGACTTGCACTGCCGCAGACGAATCTGACCGCTTCCAACCTGATCCTCGGGCTGATGAGGATCGCCGACCTCGACGACGAGGCCATCCGCACCCTGGTCGCCACCGCCCGCGAGACGGGCATCGACTTCTTCGACCACGCCGACGTGTACGGCGGCTCGCCGCACCACTGCGAGCAGCGCTTCGGCGACGCCGTGACGTTCACGTCGAGCGAGCGCGAGCAGGTGCGCATCCAGACCAAGACGGGCATCGTGCCCGGCGCGTTCGACTTCTCGAAGGAGCACATCCTCGAGTCGGTGGATGCCTCGCTGCGCGCCCTGCGCACCGACTACCTCGACGTGCTGCTGCTGCACCGGCCCGATACCCTGGTCGAGCCCGAGGAGGTCGCGGCCGCGTTCGACGAGCTCGAAGCCGCGGGGAAGGTGCGCAACTTCGGCGTCTCGAACCAGACGCCGGGCCAGGTCGAGCTGCTGAAGAAGTTCGTCAAGCAGCCGCTCGCCTTCAACCAGGTGCAGTTGTCGATCACGCACGCGCCGCTGATCGCGGCCGGCGTCGCGTCGAACATGGCGGGGCTCGACCAGTCGATCGACCGCGACAACGGCATCCTCGACTACGCGCGCCTCAACGACATCACGCTGCAGGCCTGGTCGCCGTTCCAGAAGCAGTTCTTCAACGGCGTCTTCCTCGGCGACCGCGAGACCTACCCCGAGCTGAACGACGCGATCGACGAGCTCGCCGCGAAGTACGAGGTGACGCCGACCGCGATCGCCGTGGCCTGGATCACCCGGCACCCCGCGAACTTCCAGGTCGTGCTCGGCACCACGAAGCCCGAGCGCGTCCGCGAGGCGGCGGCCGGCAGCGACATCCCGCTGACTCGCGTCGAGTGGTACCGGCTCTTCACCGCGGCGGGTTACATCCTGCCGTGA